The DNA window TGTCTCCGGGGTGGTTGCGGCACAGGAGATCATGAGAAGGGTAACGTGAGGGATAACAGGCAGGAGGACTACCAGAAGCTCAGGGACATGATGGTGGAGACGCAACTTGTTCCGCGCGGTATCAGGGACAGTCGCGTTCTCAAGGCCATGCGGAAGATCCCCAGACACCTCTTTATGAGTGAAGATATGTGGTACAGGGCCTACGAAGACATGGCCCTTCCTATCGGCGAGGAACAGACCATATCACAGCCTTATATGGTCGGGGTCATGACGGAGCTCCTTGACCTCAGGGGCGATGAAAGGGTCCTCGAGATAGGAACGGGCTCCGGTTATCAGGCCGCAATTCTCGCTGAACTGTCGCGGGAAGTCTACACGATCGAAAGGATGAAGACGTTATCGGAGAGGGCCGGCGCAGCCCTCAGAGACCTCGGTTATCAGAACGTACATCTGAAGGTCGGAGACGGGACGTTGGGATGGCCTGAAGCGGCCCCTTTTGAGAGGGTCCTCATTACGGCAGCAG is part of the Thermodesulfovibrionales bacterium genome and encodes:
- a CDS encoding protein-L-isoaspartate(D-aspartate) O-methyltransferase yields the protein MRDNRQEDYQKLRDMMVETQLVPRGIRDSRVLKAMRKIPRHLFMSEDMWYRAYEDMALPIGEEQTISQPYMVGVMTELLDLRGDERVLEIGTGSGYQAAILAELSREVYTIERMKTLSERAGAALRDLGYQNVHLKVGDGTLGWPEAAPFERVLITAAAPEIPQPLVEQLAEGGIILAPVGDRFSQQLEKTVKEKGRL